From a single Lewinella sp. LCG006 genomic region:
- a CDS encoding succinylglutamate desuccinylase/aspartoacylase family protein has product MEALDRIIGRYTGSQPGPLIIAFGAMHGNELAGVRAIDMVFRMLKIEPQQNPDFVFHGRMLGIRGNLKASQLGVRYLQKDLNRQFTPENIQRIRQLQDHELTAEDLELKAILDLVDAEIADYQPSELFVIDLHTTTADGGIFSIASDAPRSLQLAKSLHAPVITGMLRGLRGTTLHHFCCDHFPCPTTSVTFEAGQHEDPLSTRRAIAALINLLRSVGCVRSEDVENRHDDLLINYSKGLPKVAELIEVHSVKKEDLFQMEPGFRNFQSVQKGQLLANDKNGPIYAGYDCHILMPLYQHQGEDGFFLINVIES; this is encoded by the coding sequence ATGGAAGCATTAGATCGCATCATAGGACGTTACACCGGATCACAACCAGGGCCCCTCATTATCGCTTTTGGGGCCATGCACGGCAATGAGCTTGCCGGCGTCAGGGCTATCGACATGGTATTCAGAATGCTCAAGATTGAACCCCAACAAAATCCGGATTTTGTTTTCCACGGCCGGATGCTGGGTATCAGAGGCAATCTAAAAGCTAGCCAGCTAGGGGTACGCTATCTCCAAAAAGACCTCAACCGACAATTCACCCCCGAAAACATTCAGCGCATCCGCCAGCTTCAAGACCACGAGCTCACAGCAGAAGACTTGGAGCTCAAAGCCATACTGGATTTGGTAGACGCCGAAATTGCCGATTACCAGCCTTCCGAGCTTTTTGTCATTGATTTACATACTACCACTGCCGACGGTGGCATTTTCTCCATCGCTTCCGATGCTCCACGTAGTTTGCAGTTGGCCAAGTCTTTACACGCCCCGGTCATCACGGGCATGCTCAGAGGGCTCAGAGGCACAACACTGCACCATTTCTGCTGCGATCACTTCCCCTGCCCTACCACCAGTGTGACCTTCGAAGCTGGCCAGCACGAAGATCCCCTCTCCACCCGCCGCGCCATCGCAGCATTGATCAATCTGCTTCGCTCCGTCGGTTGTGTTCGCTCCGAAGATGTAGAAAATCGCCACGATGATTTATTAATAAATTACAGCAAAGGCCTCCCCAAAGTAGCCGAGCTGATCGAAGTGCATTCTGTAAAAAAAGAAGACCTTTTCCAAATGGAGCCAGGATTCCGGAATTTCCAGTCCGTACAGAAGGGACAATTATTAGCCAATGATAAGAATGGCCCCATCTACGCTGGCTATGATTGCCATATCCTGATGCCCCTTTACCAACACCAGGGGGAAGATGGGTTTTTCCTCATCAATGTTATCGAATCGTAG
- a CDS encoding PadR family transcriptional regulator, translated as MLERTNKYSTLQAQTIMTEEQIKALDAAGKQLRRGVLELCVLSAIAAEDEIYSSTIQEKLKDTPLEVKEGTLYPLLTRLKNSQLLQYTWRESTSGPPRKYFSITDDGREFLDGLMSTWNDLVSAVHHNTQNNQTNE; from the coding sequence ATGTTGGAGCGTACTAATAAATATTCCACATTACAAGCCCAGACGATTATGACAGAAGAACAAATAAAAGCTTTGGATGCGGCGGGCAAGCAATTGCGACGAGGAGTGCTGGAGCTGTGTGTACTGTCGGCCATTGCTGCGGAGGATGAGATTTACTCTTCTACCATTCAGGAGAAGCTGAAAGATACACCGCTGGAGGTGAAGGAAGGTACGCTGTACCCCCTACTGACCCGGCTGAAGAACAGCCAGCTGCTACAATATACCTGGCGGGAAAGCACCAGTGGCCCCCCGCGCAAGTATTTCTCAATAACAGATGACGGCCGCGAATTTTTGGATGGCCTGATGTCTACCTGGAACGACTTAGTCTCCGCAGTCCATCATAACACGCAAAACAATCAAACTAATGAATAA
- a CDS encoding PspC domain-containing protein codes for MNKVYNINLGGYPFTIDEDAYNHLRSYLEAIHNHFRTTEGYEEITHDIEARLAELFVEQLNNRPIVGFQEVEDAIAIMGRPEEFGADPMSEGESYTEGAHTSAGGTDAKFKIKTGKRLYRDTEDSVVGGVAAGLTAYFGIADPIWVRLFFVLIVISGGIGIPLYLILWALMPEAKTAGDRLAMRGEPINISNISKIITEEFEHLSEKMTELGEELAGKKKVRAKMTTTTRALRSGSLL; via the coding sequence ATGAATAAGGTTTATAATATCAATCTCGGTGGCTATCCTTTCACGATTGATGAAGACGCCTATAACCACCTTCGCTCGTATTTGGAAGCTATCCACAATCATTTTCGTACTACGGAAGGATACGAAGAAATCACCCACGACATTGAAGCCCGTTTGGCTGAGCTCTTTGTAGAGCAGCTGAATAATCGCCCGATTGTTGGTTTCCAAGAAGTCGAAGACGCCATCGCTATCATGGGACGGCCCGAAGAATTCGGCGCTGATCCTATGAGCGAGGGCGAAAGCTATACCGAAGGAGCGCATACCAGTGCCGGCGGCACGGATGCCAAGTTTAAGATCAAGACCGGGAAGCGACTGTACCGAGATACCGAAGATTCGGTGGTAGGTGGTGTAGCTGCTGGATTGACCGCTTATTTTGGGATTGCTGATCCGATTTGGGTACGACTATTCTTTGTGCTGATCGTTATTTCTGGAGGCATAGGCATACCGCTGTATCTGATTCTGTGGGCCTTGATGCCTGAAGCGAAAACTGCTGGTGATCGGCTAGCGATGCGCGGCGAGCCGATCAATATCTCGAATATCAGTAAGATCATTACCGAAGAATTCGAACATTTGTCTGAGAAGATGACCGAGCTGGGAGAAGAACTGGCCGGTAAAAAAAAAGTCCGCGCGAAAATGACGACAACGACGAGGGCACTGCGCAGCGGTTCGCTGCTGTAA
- a CDS encoding DUF2807 domain-containing protein, which yields MNESWQAAREQLPKIGKVLRALLIAAAIFFIFIFAMVWLGIIAGLTFSMPLLTNFFPGQELMTAIAMINVLFTIGLPLLAIILLIVRVVFGRRMGKGWSTAMIVFWFINVFSLASIGGTLAQEFMVEEQIEEQLSTASFAAETVALSYYQLEDHQEERFMIFDEEVQLPGATSRFSIKKSPDNEWHLNKQVTARGKRGADARGLASELVFPLQEREGSLAIPREVPFSELSKWRAQEVKMELQVPVGAYLIIGADVADFGNLSFDKYPEATQRYQMNAEGRLICQDCPVGYSEGNSTDAAPVQQQALPQYQDYREISLTGPMKVTIEQGDHYDMRLTGEDQYLSKLVTSLEDGILKINLEAVDLESPVRLYLTLPDLQALTLSHTDDVRVKNFTGEHLSISASGDFELKTTVDVQKLDLVGNEGVSMEFTGSTQQLNAQLEGGSRLDTDRGKVKTASLVASDNSTIKLGQGVEVSEQTISENSTLKIMEN from the coding sequence TTGAATGAGAGTTGGCAAGCTGCGCGTGAGCAGTTGCCCAAAATAGGGAAGGTGTTGCGTGCGCTACTCATTGCAGCCGCTATCTTTTTCATCTTCATCTTTGCTATGGTTTGGTTGGGCATTATTGCCGGACTTACCTTCTCCATGCCATTGCTTACTAACTTTTTCCCTGGGCAGGAATTGATGACGGCCATTGCTATGATCAATGTTCTGTTTACTATAGGATTGCCACTTTTGGCCATAATACTGCTCATTGTTAGGGTGGTTTTTGGTCGCCGGATGGGCAAAGGTTGGTCGACTGCCATGATTGTATTCTGGTTTATCAATGTATTTTCACTGGCAAGTATAGGAGGTACGTTGGCCCAGGAGTTTATGGTAGAAGAACAGATAGAAGAACAGTTGAGTACGGCTTCATTTGCTGCTGAAACGGTTGCTTTATCTTACTACCAATTGGAAGACCATCAGGAGGAGCGCTTCATGATTTTTGATGAAGAAGTACAACTGCCGGGTGCAACTAGCCGATTTAGTATAAAGAAGAGCCCGGATAATGAATGGCATTTGAATAAGCAAGTGACCGCTAGGGGGAAACGAGGTGCAGATGCGAGAGGGCTGGCCAGTGAACTGGTATTCCCACTCCAAGAACGTGAAGGCAGTTTAGCAATCCCTCGGGAGGTACCGTTCTCTGAATTGAGTAAATGGCGTGCACAAGAGGTAAAAATGGAGTTGCAAGTTCCCGTCGGAGCTTACCTTATAATAGGAGCAGATGTGGCTGATTTTGGCAACTTATCCTTCGATAAGTATCCGGAAGCGACCCAGCGGTACCAGATGAATGCTGAAGGACGACTGATTTGCCAGGATTGTCCTGTCGGATACAGTGAAGGGAATAGCACGGATGCGGCTCCGGTACAACAGCAAGCCTTGCCACAGTACCAGGATTATCGTGAGATCAGCCTTACTGGGCCGATGAAAGTTACGATTGAGCAAGGTGATCATTACGATATGCGCCTTACGGGCGAAGATCAGTACCTCAGCAAACTGGTAACTAGTTTGGAAGATGGTATACTAAAGATAAACCTGGAGGCTGTTGATCTTGAATCGCCCGTACGATTATATTTGACCTTGCCGGATTTGCAAGCTTTGACCTTGAGTCATACGGATGATGTTCGTGTCAAAAACTTCACAGGGGAGCACTTAAGCATTAGTGCTAGTGGAGATTTTGAACTAAAGACAACGGTTGATGTGCAAAAGCTGGACCTTGTCGGTAACGAAGGAGTCTCCATGGAGTTTACGGGCAGCACCCAACAGTTGAATGCCCAATTGGAGGGAGGAAGCCGTTTGGATACTGATCGAGGAAAGGTAAAAACGGCTAGTTTAGTTGCTTCTGATAACAGCACCATAAAGCTGGGGCAGGGGGTAGAAGTGAGTGAGCAAACCATTAGTGAAAACAGCACCTTGAAGATCATGGAAAATTAG